The Candidatus Delongbacteria bacterium genomic sequence CGGTGCCAGGTCGGTGCCAGACCGGTGCCAGGCCGGTGCCAGAGCACTGTCAAGCGGGGTTTACATCTGCGCATTAGCGGCCGGATGGCAGCCCTGTGATGGGATCCCCCGGTCAAGCCGGGGGATGGCGAAAATGGTTGAGTGAGGTGAAGCCCGCAGGGCTGAACCCACAACCGGGTGAAGCGCAGCGCGCGAACCAACTACACGATGGCAGGAATCAGTTGGCTCGGCCGTCTGTTCGACGCCCGCCGTGAGGCGGGCTAGCTACGGCCGCTGAAAAAAGCGCCTCTTTGGCTCCACCTTTCTGGCGCAAGCAGAAAGGTGGAAAACAAGGCGCGCGGCAGACGACTGGGACGCGGTGAACCCCTATCCCTGCCTTCCCCCTTGCAGGGGGAAGGGGTCGCTGCCGGGAGTTTCTTGGATGACCCTGGATTCGCAAGACCGCAGACATTGACGAGAAAGGTGGATGGATTGAAGGAAGCCCTGGCGATCTACGTTCACACCGTGGGCTGTGCCAAGAACCTGGTGGACTCCGAGATCCTCCTGGGCCAGATGGGCGACGCCGTCCGGCTGGTGGAGGAGGGAGACGCGGCCGATCTGATCATCATCAACACCTGTGGCTTCATCGACGCCGCCCGGGAAGAGAGCATCGAGGCCGTGCTCGAGGCCGTGCGCCTGAAGGGCGAACGCCCCGGCCGGCGCGTGGCCGTGATGGGCTGCCTGAGCGAACGCTACCGCGCGGAGATGCGCAGCGAGCTGCCCGAGTTGGACGGTGTCTACGGCGTGGGCGAGTTCGGCGCCCTGCTGCGCGACGCTGGCCTAAAGCCCGGTCCGGCCACCCAGGGCGGCCCCGACGAACTCGAGCTCTTCACCCGCCGCGTGCTGCTCAGCCCGGCCCACAGCGCCTATCTGCGGATCTCAGACGGCTGCGACCAGCACTGCACCTACTGCAGCATCCCGCTCATGCGCGGCCGGATGCGCTCGCGCCAGCCCGACGACCTACTGCGCGAGGCCGAGCATCTGGTCAAGCGCGGGGTGCAGGAGATCAACATCATCGGGCAGGAAATCTCCAGCTACGGGCGAGATCTCGCCGGCCCGGACATCGTGGACCTGCTGGGCCGCCTGGACGGCTGTGGCGCGCCCTGGCTGCGCCTGCTCTACAGCCATCCGCCGCTGGTGGACGAGCGCTTCGCCGCGGCCATGGCCGCCGGCCGCCACATCCTGCCCTATCTGGATTTCCCCGTCGAGCACGTCAGCGGCCACGTGCTGAGCCGGATGGCCCGCCGGGGCGACGCCCACAGCCTGGGCGCACAGGTGGAGATGCTGCGCAAGACAGTGCCCGGCCTGATCCTGCGCAGCTCGCTGATCGTGGGCTTCCCGGGCGAGCGCGAGGCGGACTTCCTCGAGCTGCTGGACTTCCTGCGTGCCCACCCCTTCGACCGGCTGGGCGTCTTCCTCTGGTCGCCCGAGGAGGGCACTCCGGCCCTCAAGTATGGCGAGCAGGTCCCGCGCGAAGTGGCCGAGGAGCGCCGCGACCGGATCATGGAGGAGCAGATGGCGCGCAGCCTGGAGGCCAACCAGGCGCTCATCGGGCAGCGCGACCGCATCCTGGTGGACGAGTGCGAGCCGGGGGCCACGGGCAGCCTGGGCCGCAGCTACCGGGACGCGCTGGACATCGACAACTCCGTCGACCTGCAGGGCCGCTTCCGGCCCGGCGAGTTCGTGGACGTGGAATACGTGGACGCGCTGGAGTACGATCTGATCGCGCGACCCGTCTAAGGGGAAATCGGGGGCTTTGATGCTGCGCACTCTCGCCTGTCTGCTCCTGTTGGCGCTGGGCGCCCAGGCCCGCTCGGACATCTTCCTCAACCGCGAGTGGGAGCCGGACTTCCGCGTGCTGGCCTCCAGCCTGCTGCAGGCCGCGGACGGGGAACCCTCCGAGCACCCGGTCTTCACCTGCGTGCTCAATCTCAGCGACCTGCAACTGCGG encodes the following:
- the rimO gene encoding 30S ribosomal protein S12 methylthiotransferase RimO, which translates into the protein MKEALAIYVHTVGCAKNLVDSEILLGQMGDAVRLVEEGDAADLIIINTCGFIDAAREESIEAVLEAVRLKGERPGRRVAVMGCLSERYRAEMRSELPELDGVYGVGEFGALLRDAGLKPGPATQGGPDELELFTRRVLLSPAHSAYLRISDGCDQHCTYCSIPLMRGRMRSRQPDDLLREAEHLVKRGVQEINIIGQEISSYGRDLAGPDIVDLLGRLDGCGAPWLRLLYSHPPLVDERFAAAMAAGRHILPYLDFPVEHVSGHVLSRMARRGDAHSLGAQVEMLRKTVPGLILRSSLIVGFPGEREADFLELLDFLRAHPFDRLGVFLWSPEEGTPALKYGEQVPREVAEERRDRIMEEQMARSLEANQALIGQRDRILVDECEPGATGSLGRSYRDALDIDNSVDLQGRFRPGEFVDVEYVDALEYDLIARPV